In Pseudomonadota bacterium, the following proteins share a genomic window:
- a CDS encoding transporter substrate-binding domain-containing protein → MKKPVLLFVLICIVYVNIAAAQQPNIEPRLTSKKLIVGVMDDPPYTMKNEDGKWTGLNVDILAHIAHELRFDYELKEMTLKEITASLYGGKIDLTIVGLFVTAEREKLFDFTVPIGSSRMAVITLPHAIDHPLWSAIRVFFSWGIMKAIVILLIVLVVIGFLFWLVERKNNPEHFGGGFLKGVCAGIYWVGATMASGVCLGINIKSLSGRILALLWMFVCAVIISAFIASLASSLTLDELTSSMVDTHSLRKLKLGAITGGTSASLIQKMGGKCTLFDNEKDVINALLDKKIEGFLFDEITLHYIIDRDYPGKFTLYSTNLKRFQFAFGMPTGSPLRKPINSAILNVTNDPLWEVLLDKYGFKENFEKKSISSRKRRN, encoded by the coding sequence ATGAAAAAACCAGTTCTCCTTTTTGTATTGATATGTATCGTGTATGTCAATATTGCCGCAGCGCAGCAACCGAACATTGAGCCCCGTTTAACAAGTAAGAAACTGATTGTCGGTGTCATGGATGATCCTCCCTATACGATGAAGAACGAAGATGGGAAATGGACCGGCCTGAATGTTGATATCCTGGCTCATATTGCGCACGAACTCAGGTTTGATTACGAACTCAAAGAAATGACGCTTAAAGAAATAACCGCATCCCTCTATGGAGGCAAGATCGATCTGACGATTGTCGGGTTATTTGTCACCGCTGAGCGTGAAAAACTCTTCGATTTTACGGTGCCCATAGGGAGTTCCCGCATGGCAGTGATCACGCTTCCCCATGCCATTGATCATCCATTGTGGTCGGCAATCCGTGTCTTCTTCTCCTGGGGGATTATGAAGGCTATTGTAATACTGCTCATTGTCCTTGTCGTTATCGGCTTTTTGTTCTGGCTTGTTGAACGTAAAAATAATCCAGAACACTTCGGCGGCGGTTTTTTGAAGGGTGTCTGCGCAGGGATTTACTGGGTAGGGGCAACGATGGCTTCCGGTGTGTGTCTGGGTATCAATATAAAATCCCTGTCGGGGAGGATACTCGCCCTCTTGTGGATGTTTGTATGCGCTGTTATCATAAGCGCCTTTATTGCTTCGCTTGCTTCTTCGTTGACCCTGGATGAACTTACATCTTCAATGGTTGATACGCACAGCCTTCGAAAACTGAAATTAGGTGCAATAACGGGAGGTACTTCAGCGAGTCTTATACAAAAAATGGGAGGGAAATGCACGCTTTTTGATAATGAAAAAGATGTGATAAATGCCTTATTAGATAAAAAAATTGAGGGATTTTTGTTTGACGAGATAACATTGCACTACATTATAGATAGAGATTATCCGGGTAAATTTACCCTGTATTCAACAAATTTAAAGAGATTTCAGTTTGCCTTCGGCATGCCGACAGGCAGCCCGTTGCGCAAACCCATCAACTCAGCTATTTTAAATGTTACCAATGATCCTCTGTGGGAGGTTCTTCTCGATAAATACGGGTTTAAGGAGAATTTTGAGAAAAAATCCATATCGTCGAGAAAGCGGAGAAACTGA
- the recO gene encoding DNA repair protein RecO — protein sequence MPLHKDEAIVLFKRAYGESDKIIRLFTLKSGKIAAIAKGGNKSQKRFMNTLEPFNHINVEYFEKPGKGMVRVENADIVETNCGIETSLKKACTAGFFTELVDRLTKERERHDELFQILKEVLQQVKRTELAYREILYYHLKILETLGFMPNFATCVYCGNKMDEEDKVYFSSQRGGILCASCSPSLPHKTYQAGVIETVLSFRKQRREIDEMFFKVKEEDVLCKEDPKTYRLFEREVQDIMEGFMSYHLDVEFRSYRLLKNFVLK from the coding sequence ATGCCACTGCACAAGGATGAGGCGATAGTGCTCTTTAAGAGGGCATACGGGGAATCGGATAAAATCATAAGGCTCTTCACATTAAAATCGGGTAAAATTGCCGCTATTGCCAAGGGGGGAAACAAAAGCCAGAAGCGATTCATGAATACCCTCGAACCCTTTAACCACATCAATGTGGAGTATTTTGAAAAACCCGGGAAGGGTATGGTGCGGGTGGAGAACGCCGATATTGTGGAGACGAATTGCGGAATAGAAACAAGCCTGAAAAAGGCGTGTACGGCAGGTTTTTTTACTGAATTAGTTGACAGGCTGACAAAGGAAAGGGAAAGGCACGATGAGCTTTTCCAAATCCTCAAAGAGGTGCTTCAACAGGTAAAACGAACCGAGTTAGCCTACAGGGAAATTCTCTACTACCACCTTAAAATATTGGAAACTCTCGGATTTATGCCCAATTTTGCCACATGTGTATATTGCGGTAATAAGATGGACGAGGAAGACAAGGTATATTTTTCCAGCCAGAGAGGCGGCATCCTCTGTGCTTCATGTTCACCTTCGCTGCCACATAAAACTTACCAGGCAGGGGTTATTGAAACAGTTTTGTCTTTCCGCAAGCAGAGAAGAGAAATAGATGAGATGTTCTTCAAGGTAAAAGAGGAAGATGTGTTATGTAAGGAAGATCCAAAAACCTATAGGCTTTTCGAGCGTGAGGTTCAGGACATCATGGAAGGTTTCATGTCCTACCACCTCGATGTAGAGTTCAGATCGTACAGACTGCTGAAAAACTTTGTGCTCAAGTAA
- a CDS encoding outer membrane lipoprotein carrier protein LolA, with protein MVKRGFEDSRGQGFKGMPDKSRNGETAKRRNGANRYRLHNRGKTVFFMKIALFVVLFSAFSSQLSALSAENSPFDSLKKSYSQINTLEARFHQIIFISSLKKEREFDGEFYYKRQRGFLWRYKTPKVKYFLYDGRFIWQGEEEKSFIIKDRVNKEKTSGTFLDLIEDIAKLDDIFTLKEHSRAGNLEILELLPKKDTTVKSARVWIDNQNLVKKIQIHEFTGNVNTIEFFSIKPNRSIDDSRFTFKPEAGKEIIER; from the coding sequence ATGGTTAAAAGAGGGTTCGAGGATTCGAGGGGTCAGGGGTTCAAGGGGATGCCGGATAAAAGCCGAAACGGCGAAACGGCGAAACGGCGAAACGGCGCTAACAGATACAGATTGCATAACCGTGGAAAAACCGTTTTTTTCATGAAAATCGCTCTTTTTGTTGTTTTGTTCTCAGCTTTCAGCTCTCAGCTTTCAGCTCTCAGCGCCGAAAACTCTCCTTTTGATTCACTCAAAAAGTCCTACTCCCAAATTAACACCTTGGAGGCCCGTTTCCATCAGATAATATTCATTTCAAGCCTCAAGAAGGAAAGGGAGTTTGACGGCGAGTTCTACTATAAAAGGCAGAGAGGCTTTCTTTGGCGTTACAAAACACCGAAGGTCAAATATTTCCTCTATGATGGACGGTTTATATGGCAGGGAGAAGAAGAGAAGTCGTTTATCATCAAAGACAGGGTGAACAAGGAAAAGACAAGCGGCACCTTTCTCGACTTGATTGAAGATATTGCAAAGCTTGACGATATCTTTACCCTCAAAGAACACAGCAGGGCAGGTAACCTCGAAATCCTGGAGCTTCTGCCAAAAAAGGACACCACGGTAAAATCAGCAAGGGTATGGATTGACAATCAAAACCTGGTTAAAAAAATCCAAATCCATGAATTTACCGGCAACGTAAACACTATTGAATTTTTCTCCATCAAACCCAACCGTTCCATAGACGATTCAAGATTTACCTTCAAACCCGAAGCGGGGAAGGAAATAATAGAGAGGTAA
- a CDS encoding lysophospholipid acyltransferase family protein: protein MRKILSFISLIVSTIVLSTVFIIVSLVDRRGEKIHRIRRLWAGLHLKVCGIHVSLKGLDNIKKPPYIIMCNHQSALDIYALLSSLPLPFKWIAKRQLFFIPFIGWVMKIAGDISLDRENPREALKAIEAAARKIREGTNIIIFPEGTRSKDGTLLPFKKGVFSLALRAGVPIVPVGIYGTSRLQPKGSFIPKEKGVIYINIGEAIHIVDKGRSAKTEVMNAVRAEIERLIETR, encoded by the coding sequence TTGAGAAAAATACTGTCATTTATAAGTCTTATAGTTAGCACTATAGTTTTGTCTACTGTTTTCATTATTGTCTCTCTCGTTGACAGGAGGGGCGAGAAAATCCACAGGATCAGGCGATTATGGGCAGGCCTTCATTTGAAGGTTTGCGGCATACATGTATCTTTAAAAGGTCTTGATAACATAAAGAAACCGCCATATATAATCATGTGTAACCACCAAAGCGCACTCGATATTTATGCGCTCCTTTCGTCACTTCCCCTGCCTTTCAAATGGATCGCCAAAAGGCAGCTTTTTTTCATACCTTTTATTGGATGGGTCATGAAGATCGCGGGGGATATAAGCCTTGACAGAGAAAACCCAAGGGAGGCGTTGAAGGCCATTGAAGCTGCTGCCCGTAAAATCAGGGAAGGAACAAATATTATCATATTTCCGGAAGGAACGAGGAGTAAGGACGGCACTTTACTGCCTTTTAAAAAAGGAGTGTTTTCTCTTGCGCTTCGCGCCGGTGTACCTATAGTACCGGTGGGGATATACGGAACAAGCAGGCTTCAGCCAAAAGGTAGTTTCATTCCCAAAGAAAAAGGGGTAATATACATAAACATAGGTGAGGCGATACATATAGTAGATAAGGGGCGGTCGGCGAAGACAGAAGTGATGAATGCAGTAAGAGCGGAGATTGAAAGGCTTATAGAGACAAGGTGA
- a CDS encoding carbon monoxide dehydrogenase accessory protein CooC — protein sequence MKIAISGKGGVGKTTLAGVMARIFDERGYRVLAIDADPDSNLASAIGFTEEELKRVQPLAQMEEFIEERTGAKKGQYGSFFKLNPKVDDIPERFSIQKGDVKLVILGNISQGGGGCFCAENVLLKSLLSYIFIERDEHVIVDMEAGLEHLGRGSTACIDAFIVVVEPGLRSFQTAYQVKRLALDLGIKSVYVVGNKVMGEKDEAMVKENLDGLPLLGFMGYNEKIMEADRLGVSPYDIDVKIKQDVEKIIDTLEKDRR from the coding sequence ATGAAGATTGCGATATCAGGAAAAGGCGGGGTTGGAAAGACCACGCTTGCAGGGGTGATGGCAAGAATTTTCGATGAAAGGGGATACAGGGTCCTTGCAATAGACGCAGACCCCGATTCTAATCTCGCAAGCGCCATCGGTTTTACAGAGGAAGAATTAAAGCGGGTTCAGCCCCTTGCGCAAATGGAAGAATTTATTGAGGAACGGACAGGGGCAAAAAAAGGCCAGTACGGCTCATTCTTTAAATTGAATCCCAAGGTAGACGATATACCGGAAAGGTTTTCCATTCAAAAGGGTGATGTTAAGCTGGTAATCCTGGGGAACATCTCTCAGGGCGGTGGAGGTTGTTTCTGCGCGGAGAATGTACTGCTGAAGAGCCTCCTCTCTTATATTTTTATCGAGAGGGATGAACATGTGATCGTAGATATGGAGGCCGGCCTTGAACATCTGGGCAGAGGGTCCACGGCCTGCATAGATGCTTTTATCGTCGTTGTAGAGCCGGGCTTGAGGAGCTTTCAGACGGCTTATCAGGTGAAGAGGCTTGCCTTGGACCTTGGCATAAAAAGTGTATATGTGGTCGGGAATAAGGTGATGGGCGAGAAGGACGAAGCCATGGTAAAAGAAAACCTGGATGGTTTACCTCTATTGGGTTTTATGGGATACAACGAAAAGATCATGGAGGCGGACAGGTTAGGTGTGTCACCATATGATATTGACGTAAAGATTAAGCAGGATGTGGAGAAAATTATTGATACGCTGGAAAAAGATAGAAGATAG
- a CDS encoding DNA translocase FtsK 4TM domain-containing protein: MSGELKKEMFGIGLAGVFLFLFVALLSYNPLDVSLSTVASGPAKNLCGKVGSYIADVLIQFFGMVSYLLPAYALLFSVFYIRKKDPPNPLVLASGLVLLFLSLVVLLQLMVGNIHVKGMSMPFAGMLGVLLQRALVGLFSYFGSYLIAVILFLISLFLIIQAPILSIIEKGIKRKKSVERRKEIKVTEEKKEEPLKTVEKKPVQDSFEFLKDMGPYKLPPVSLLDPIEKRELKVDKESIQANASILEKKLKDYGIDGKVSEVSPGPVITMYEFEPAPGIKVSRIANLEDDLAMALSAVSIRIIAPIPGKSVVGIEVPNKTRQTVYFREIIESQAFDSSNSYLSLAVGKTISGEPFVAELAKMPHLLVAGSTGSGKSVSLNSMICSILFKATPINVKFLMIDLKMLELSFYDGIPHLLLPVVTNSKNAKTSLRWLVDEMERRYTMMSELGVRSIDKYNQKMVKQEQDPIPYIVVVIDELADLMMTSTKDVEEYIARLAQMARASGIHLILATQRPSVDVLTGIIKANFPARISCKVFSKVDSRTILDTNGAESLLGHGDMLFLSPGISRLQRLHGPFVSEGEIKRIVEFLKGQGTPSYQTEILEERDDESNGEEEMDDEKYREAVEFVLDKGEASISMVQRRFRVGYNRAARIVERMEREGVVGPSDGVKPREVLKRQ; the protein is encoded by the coding sequence ATGTCCGGTGAATTGAAAAAAGAGATGTTCGGGATTGGGCTCGCAGGCGTTTTTTTATTCCTCTTCGTGGCTCTGCTTTCATATAATCCCCTTGATGTGTCATTAAGCACCGTTGCCTCGGGGCCTGCAAAAAACCTTTGCGGTAAGGTTGGTTCATACATCGCTGATGTTCTTATCCAGTTTTTCGGCATGGTAAGCTATCTTTTGCCTGCCTATGCCCTTCTCTTTTCAGTATTTTACATCCGGAAAAAAGACCCGCCTAACCCTCTTGTATTGGCATCAGGCCTGGTGCTCCTTTTTCTGTCGCTGGTTGTTCTTTTGCAACTTATGGTAGGGAACATTCATGTAAAGGGTATGTCAATGCCATTTGCAGGCATGCTCGGGGTATTGCTCCAGCGAGCCCTTGTGGGCCTCTTCAGCTATTTTGGAAGTTATCTTATTGCCGTTATCCTTTTCCTCATTTCCCTCTTTCTCATCATCCAGGCGCCAATCCTCTCCATTATTGAAAAAGGCATTAAGAGGAAAAAATCCGTTGAACGGAGAAAAGAGATAAAAGTCACGGAGGAAAAAAAGGAAGAGCCATTAAAAACCGTAGAGAAAAAGCCTGTCCAGGATTCCTTTGAATTTTTAAAAGATATGGGTCCGTATAAGCTTCCGCCTGTTTCACTGCTGGACCCCATAGAGAAGAGAGAATTGAAAGTGGATAAGGAGAGCATTCAGGCCAATGCAAGTATCCTTGAGAAGAAATTGAAAGACTATGGGATTGATGGCAAGGTCTCTGAGGTAAGTCCCGGACCTGTCATTACCATGTATGAGTTTGAACCGGCACCAGGTATAAAGGTGAGCAGGATAGCGAACCTTGAAGATGACCTTGCTATGGCCCTTAGCGCCGTATCCATTCGTATTATCGCCCCTATTCCTGGAAAATCAGTTGTAGGCATAGAAGTGCCTAACAAGACAAGACAGACGGTGTATTTCAGGGAAATAATAGAATCTCAAGCCTTTGATTCATCCAATTCTTACCTGTCTCTTGCTGTGGGGAAAACCATATCGGGTGAGCCATTCGTGGCAGAGCTGGCGAAGATGCCCCACCTGCTCGTTGCCGGTTCTACAGGGTCAGGGAAGAGCGTATCGCTGAACAGCATGATATGCAGCATCCTTTTTAAGGCAACCCCCATTAATGTAAAATTTTTAATGATAGACTTAAAGATGCTGGAGCTTTCCTTTTATGACGGTATTCCACACCTCCTTCTCCCTGTAGTAACAAACTCGAAAAATGCGAAAACATCACTTCGCTGGCTCGTTGACGAGATGGAGAGGCGTTATACAATGATGTCCGAATTGGGCGTCAGAAGCATCGATAAATATAACCAGAAGATGGTTAAACAGGAACAGGATCCCATACCCTACATCGTAGTGGTCATTGACGAACTTGCAGACCTTATGATGACCTCCACGAAAGATGTGGAGGAATACATCGCACGACTTGCTCAAATGGCGCGGGCATCCGGAATCCATTTGATTCTTGCCACACAGAGGCCGTCTGTTGACGTATTGACCGGTATCATAAAGGCGAACTTCCCTGCACGCATATCCTGCAAGGTCTTTTCAAAAGTGGACTCAAGGACTATCCTCGATACGAATGGCGCGGAGAGCCTTCTCGGGCACGGAGATATGTTGTTCTTAAGTCCGGGGATCAGCAGGCTTCAGAGACTTCACGGACCCTTTGTCTCTGAAGGTGAGATAAAGAGGATCGTGGAATTCCTGAAGGGTCAGGGAACACCGTCATATCAGACGGAAATCCTGGAAGAACGTGATGATGAATCGAATGGTGAAGAGGAAATGGACGATGAAAAATACAGGGAGGCAGTCGAGTTTGTCCTTGATAAAGGCGAAGCCTCCATAAGTATGGTGCAGAGAAGGTTCAGGGTAGGGTACAACAGGGCGGCCCGGATTGTCGAGAGGATGGAGCGGGAAGGCGTTGTGGGGCCATCGGATGGGGTAAAGCCAAGAGAGGTGCTAAAAAGACAGTGA